Part of the Helicobacter bilis genome is shown below.
TTGATAATGGCAATCAGCTTGTATATCGTGGTAAGGGGAATGAAGTAAAAAGCGGTGTGAGAGGCGATCTCTATATCAAAGTGGTTGTGAAAGAAGATGAGCATTTTGTGCGTCATGGCAATGATTTATATATGGAAGTCCCCGTATTTTTTACTACGATTGTGCTTGGTGGTAAGATAGAGATTCCCACACTTAGCGGACAAGCAGAGTTAAACATTCCGCCAAATACTGCACATGGACATCAGTTTGTTTTTCAAAATGAAGGTGTGCCAGATATTAATAGCGGAAAAAAGGGCAGGCTTATCGCACAGATAAAAATCACCTATCCACAAAATCTCAATGAAGAGCAACAAAATCTTGTGTTAAAACTACAAGAAAGCTTTGGGGATACAAGTAAGCCGTATAAAAGCTTCATTGATTCATGTTTTGATAAAGTCAAAAACTGGCTTAAGGATAAAATATCATGAGATAAGAATATCCATTGTGTATATATAACGCTTGTTTATATAGGTTTAGAATCTAGTATAACTTCATAGGTTTTTTTATGTTTTTATGTCATTGTGTGTAAATAATGCTAAAAAATGTAAAAATAGATTCTGTGTGAGTTGTGCGTTGTGGAAGACTTTAAGGTTGTTTTGATTAGTGGGGTATAAAACATAAACCATGAATTTACAAGGTAATTATATTTACTCTGATTTTTTACTGATATGTGCGGTATTTTCTGTATTTTGTAGCCATATAAACACATCTACAACAGCTTGATATAATGCTTCGGGTACATTGCTATTTACTTCCATTTTTATAAGAGAATCAACGAGTTCAGCATTGCAAAAAAGTGGCACTTGATACTCCTTTGCTTTGGCAATAATTGCTTCTGCGATTTTCCCCTGCCCACTTGCAACAACGCGAGGGGCATGGTCTTTATACTCTTCATAGGCAAGAGCAGCAGCTTTTTTTCTCATGTATAATCCTTTTAGCTTTATACTAAAACTAAATCGGCGGTTTTACTTATTTATGATGGTTTAAAGCTGTCATAACTTTATGTTATAATCTCAAATATTCACAGAAGATACAAGCTGTTTGTATCAGGAATTACAAAACCACGCATTGTCGTTAAAGGCATAATTATGGAATCTAAAACAAAATATCCGCTGAATACTAGACTTAATATTGATGGCTTAGAGCTTATGGGGAGTTTAGAATCTTGCAGTGTTGATTTGTGTTTTTTTGATCCGCAGTATCGTGGGGTGCTTGATAAAATGCGTTATGGGAATGAAGGGGAGCGACAAAAGGGCAGAAGCACACTTGTGCAGATGAGTGAAGAACAGATTCAAAGCTTTATATGCGAGATTGATAGAGTGCTAAAGCCCAGCTGTTATTTGATGCTATGGATTGATAAGTTTCATCTATGCGAGGGGGTGAAAGCGTGGGTGGAGCAAACAAGTTTGCAGGTGGTAGATCTCATCACTTGGGATAAGCTCAAAATGGGTATGGGCTATCGCACAAGGCGACAGAGCGAATATCTGCTGGTTTTGCAAAAAGCACCGATAAAGGCAAAAAATACTTGGCGGCTTCATAATATCCGCGATGTGTGGAGTGAAAAGATTCCAAATGATGAGCTAAAAATCCATCCGCATTCAAAGCCCAAAGGATTGCAAAAAGCTTTAATAGAATCTTGCACGAACAAGGGCGATTTGGTGCTTGATCCAGCAAGTGGGAGCTTTAGCGTGTTTGAGTGTGCTAGGGAATTAGGGCGAGAGTTTATCGGCACAAATCTTAGCACATTGCTATAAATTCATTATATTCATTAATTTGAAGCAACGCACAAATAAGATTCTAACGACTAATTCACCAAAAAAACTTAATATTGCTTTGTGATTTGTTGTTGTAATCCAAAATATAGATTTATGAGAGCTTCTAAGTATTTTATATATTGCTATTTGTGGGATTAAAAGTTATATAACCGCTAGACCAACATATAAAATCATTACTCGTATTTATTGTGCTGGTAGCAAAAAAAATGTGTTATCTGTATTTTATAGTTTTAAAAAAAGTGTAAATGAACGATTATGTTATGGATTTTTTTATAAAGGATATGTATGAAAAAGCATCTATTGAGTGTTGTTGTTGCAAGTTGTATTTGTGTCAATATGTCATTTGCTGATAGTAAAGGGAATGGCTTTTTTCTTGGTGTTGATTTTGGTGGTTCTGTTGGAGCACTTACAAATACAGGATTAACAATTAGTGGTAACGCTGGGCAAGGCGGTGTCCCAGCTAAAGAGACAATGCAAGTTAATGCAGGTTTTGGTCTCAATCTGCGTATAGGTGGACAGAGATATTTTGATAGAGAAAATGGCATGAGATATTACCTTAGCATTGGTGGTGTTTTTGGTGCGCCAAGTTATGCTTTTGGTGATTTAAAAGTGTCTGGTATTACCATGATTGGTGATATAAATATGGATTTTTTACATGATTTCACTAGTACAGAATCTCAAAGAGTTGGTATATATGTTGGCATGGGGGCTGGATATATGACTACGCTGTATCCGGGCGGTAGCGCACTTACGATTCAAAACATGGATATTCCAAGTTTTAGTGGTGTTACTATAGGGCTAAACTTTGGAGTTAGAACACTTGTGGCAAGACATCATCAATTTGAGTTTTCAACAAAAAGTGTCGTTACACACTCAAAAGCGACAGAAAATATCATAGGATTTCAAGTATTTTTAGGTGCGAACTATTCT
Proteins encoded:
- a CDS encoding EscU/YscU/HrcU family type III secretion system export apparatus switch protein yields the protein MRKKAAALAYEEYKDHAPRVVASGQGKIAEAIIAKAKEYQVPLFCNAELVDSLIKMEVNSNVPEALYQAVVDVFIWLQNTENTAHISKKSE
- a CDS encoding DNA-methyltransferase gives rise to the protein MESKTKYPLNTRLNIDGLELMGSLESCSVDLCFFDPQYRGVLDKMRYGNEGERQKGRSTLVQMSEEQIQSFICEIDRVLKPSCYLMLWIDKFHLCEGVKAWVEQTSLQVVDLITWDKLKMGMGYRTRRQSEYLLVLQKAPIKAKNTWRLHNIRDVWSEKIPNDELKIHPHSKPKGLQKALIESCTNKGDLVLDPASGSFSVFECARELGREFIGTNLSTLL
- a CDS encoding outer membrane beta-barrel protein: MKKHLLSVVVASCICVNMSFADSKGNGFFLGVDFGGSVGALTNTGLTISGNAGQGGVPAKETMQVNAGFGLNLRIGGQRYFDRENGMRYYLSIGGVFGAPSYAFGDLKVSGITMIGDINMDFLHDFTSTESQRVGIYVGMGAGYMTTLYPGGSALTIQNMDIPSFSGVTIGLNFGVRTLVARHHQFEFSTKSVVTHSKATENIIGFQVFLGANYSYLF